The genome window CGAACAGGCCCAACTTGAAACACAACAGGACCGCATAGGTGCCACCGTTGATGCCATCGAGGTTCGGCCCGACCACGAACAGATAATTCGCCACGCCCGTGCCAATCAGCACTGCCACGAATACCGCGCCCATCCGCCCGAAACCTGCCAGCGCATGCGCCAACCTATGGAGCGCCGGCAAAGACCTGCGTCTCAGCGCTAACCCGAACGCAGCGAGTGCGCCGACCCATCCCCCCGCCGCCAGCAGGTGCGCACTGTCACTGAGAACATGCCACAGCCCCAGCGCCCCCTCGTGCATCACACCGTGGCCCGCCCACGCCAGCGTGACCAGCGCAAGCGCGCCGAACAGCGGTGCCAGCCGGGTACTGAGCACAACCAGCATCAAGGCCACCACTCGCAGGCCCCAGGTCCCACCCAGCTCGGTCTGCCCGAGCATCATCTGCAGGTGCGGCCACAGCGTTTGCCAATCTTCGGCGCCGCTCATGGCCTGGGTCATGGACAGCAACGACGCGACCGAAAGCAGCACACCCAGGCACGCCATCAGTCGCAACAGCGGCTGCAACTTCCAAAGGCGGCGGTCGCCATAAAGGCCAAACAAACCCAGGCCGAACACCAGCATCAAGTCCAGATAAAGCGCAAAACGCAGGAGTATCGGAACCACTTCGCTCATGGCTGGACGCTGAACATCACATTACCCAGGATCGGGTGCGTATCGGACGACACCGCGCGCCAATCCACCCGGTAAGTACCCGCCGTCAGCGCGGACGCCGGCTTGATCAGCATCACCTTGGGATCGGTACTGGCCGCGACACTGGCCTTCACCGGCATCGGCGAGTGGGACATGCCGGGCATGTCAGTCATGGTCAGTTTGGCACCGGAAAACTGCGTCAGCAGGTTTTCCGAGAAGCGCAGTTCGATCACGGCCGGCGGCGCCCCCTTGGCCCCATCCGATGGTGTGGACGACAGCAGCTTCGGATGAGCCGATACCGCCAGGCTGCTGATCAGTCCGGCGCACAGCACAGTGGTTTTCAACAATGACATGCAAGGCTCCAGGCCGCTCATGGCGGCGAGTGAATCATAGAGAGGGGGAAACCATCAGAACCACAGGCGCACACCGACGACCCAGCGCCATTGGCTGGTGTCCTCGCCTTCATCCCGGGCGTATTGCGCAGTCTGGCCGTAGCTGCGGTTCCAGCTGACGCCCATGTAGGGCGCAAACTCACGGCGCACTTCATAACGCAGCCTCAAACCCAGCTCACTATCCGACAGGCCCGAGCCGATGCCGCGCTGTGGGTCGTTGCGTCCATAGAAGTTGAGTTCAGCGGTGGGCTGCAGGATCAGCCGGTTGGTCAGCAGGATGTCGTAGTCGCCTTCCAGGCGAGCAGCGGTACGACCCGCCTCACCGACAAACAACGTGGCTTCGGCTTCGAAGTTGTACAGCGCCATGCCCTGGGCGCCGAACGCCGCCCAGGTCTGGCCGTCGCCTGGCTTGAAGTCCTGGCGCACGCCGCCCACCAGGTCCCACCACGGGCTGATGGCATGCCCCCACAGGGCCTGGACTTCGGCGCTTTCAGTGCGACCGGCACTGCGCTCGCCTTCGCTGCGTAGCCACAGGCGGTCGATATCGCCGCCGACCCAGCCTTTGATATCCCAGTTCAGCGCGCCTGCACCGTCACCGTCCTGCCATTCCAACTGGTTGATCAGCAGCAAAGAATTGATGCCACTATCGTGAACCCTGTGCCCACCGGGGGCGTTGTACACCGCCGCGCGATCAGCATCGGTCAGCGCAGGAATCGGAGTGCGACTTTCGGTAAGGGCCGGTGTCGCCGGGCTCATGCCCTGGAACTCGTCGGCCTGCGCCAGCGGAGCGAGCGCCAGCCCGAAGAAGGTCAATAAAACACGATGGCTCATGTTTGCGTCCTTATTCATGCACGCGCACCTCACGGAACATGCCCATTTCCATGTGGTACAGCAGGTGGCAGTGATAGGCCCAGCGCCCCAGCGCATCGGCGGTTACGCGGTAGCTGCGGCGCGAGCCCGGCGGCATGTCGATGGTGTGCTTGCGCACCTGGAACTGGCCGTTCTCATCCTCCAGATCACTCCACAAGCCATGCAGGTGAATGGGATGACTCATCATGGTGTCGTTGACCAGCACCAGCCGGACCCGCTCGCCATACGTGAGCTGCAAGGGTTCGGCATCGGAGAACTTCACGCCATTGAACGACCAGGCGAACTTCTCCATGTGCCCGGTGAGGTGCAGTTCAATCGTGCGGCTGGGGTCGCGGCCGTCGGGGTCCTCGAAAGTGCTGCGCAGGTCGGCATAGGTGAGCACACGGCGGCCATTGTTGCGCAGGCCGATGCCAGGGTCATCGAGCTTGGGCACCGGGCTCATGGCCTGCATATCCACCAGCGGGTTGTGTTGCTCGCTGGCCGGATGGGCCTGCATCGACATGGCGCTGTGATCCATGCCCGGCATATCCGCCATGGCGCCGTGATCCATGCCGCCCATGCCCATGTCGTCCATGGTGATCCAGGGGCGCGGGTCCAGCGCCGGCACCGGTGCGATTGCTCCAGCTTGAAGGGCCAGCGTGCCGCGGGCGTAGCCGCTGCGGTCCATCGACTGCGCAAACAGGGTATAGGCGGCTGCAGTAGGTTCGACCAGCACATCGAAGGTCTCCGCCACGGCAATGCGGAACTCATCGACACTCACCGGCTGCAGCGGCTGGCCATCGGCCGCGATCACCGTCATTTTCAGCCCCGGGATGCGCACATCGAAATAGCTCATCGCCGAGCCGTTGATGAAGCGCAGGCGCAGGGTCTCGCCCGCACGGAACAGGCCGGTCCAGTTATGCTCGGGCGGCTGGCCGTTGAGCAGGTAGGTGTAGGTCTCGCCGCTGACGTCGGCAAGGTCGGTGGGGTTCATCTTCATCTGTGCCCACATCAGACGGTCGGCGGCAGTGGCCGACCAGCCCTGCTTGCCCACATCCCGCACAAAATCGCCCACGGTCGGTTTGTGCAGGTTGTAGTAGTCGGACTGTTTCTTGAGGGTTTTCATCAGCGCGACCGGGTCTTCATCGGTCCAGTCCGACAGCATCACCACGTAGTCACGTTGGTAGGTGAAGGGCTCGGGCTCCCTGGGATCGATCACCAGCGGACCATACACGCCTTGCTGTTCCTGGAACCCGGAATGGCTGTGGTACCAGTAGGTACCGTGCTGCTTGAGCGTGAACTGGTAGACAAACACCCCACCCGGCTCGATGCCCTGGAAACTCAGTCCGGGCACGCCGTCCATGGTCGACGGCAGCAGAATGCCGTGCCAGTGGATCGACGTCGGCTCGGCCAGGCGGTTCTTCACGCGCACGGTGACCGTGTCGCCTTCGCGCCACCGTAGCAAGGGGCCAGGCAGGCTGCCGTTGATGGTCAGCGCGGTGCGGTTGCGACCGGTGAGGTTGACCGGCGTCTGATCGATGAACAGATCAAATTCGGTGCCTGCCAGCACGGTGGGCTGGCCGAGGCCGGTGAGGGCCCAGACCGGGCTGCGCCAAAGCCCGAGCCCGCTCAGCAAACTGCAGGCGGCCAGGCCTTTGACGAAGGTTCGTCGGGTGGTTGTGGGGTGCATGCCGATTCAATTCCATGAGTTGAATGGCAGCAGAGTAGGCAGGGCCGGCTGTCAGCCAGCTTAGCGGCAGATTACCGATCTGACAGTTTCGCCCCGGCTTTGCGACAGTGCCGGGGCGCGATGGGTATCAGGCGATCTGCGCCTTGGAGGCCACCTCGGCAAAGGTCGCCGGGTCCAGCGCATCTGCCTGCTCGTCCAGCACCTGACGCGGGTGATCATTGCCGGGGATCGAACTGTCGATCAGCGCCAGCAACTGTGCGCCGAGCGGGGTCAGGATGAAATTTTCACCGTTGCCACCCTCGTCTTCAGGACGCGACGCTATGAAACCGCGCTTGAACAACAGCGCCTCATAATCGGCAGCAGTCTTTTTCAGCACGTCCAGATTGCCGGTGGACTCACCCGCCGTGGCCTTCTCGGCCGCTTCCTGCTCGGCGTATTTGCGCGGGGCGAAGCTGCCCTCGCCGTTCTGCACTTCGTGCAGCAGACGTTCGATCAGATCCCAGTTGTAAGTCGTCATCCTGATTCCTCCTGCAGGCGGGTGGAAAATAGCCTGTCAAACGGTGGACAGGCACCATTACGCACCGTTCCGTCCACCTGACGAAGAACCTGAGGGCATAAAAAAACCGGACAATCGTCCGGTTTTTTCACATCACCCAAGCCTTACTCGGCAGCCGGGGCTTCCGGCTTGCGGCGCTTGAGCGGTGCCATGCCGTCCTTGCTGACGAGCGACAGGTTGTCGGTCTTCGGCCGGTTGGCGATCTTGCGCTTGGTCGGCGACTTGGCGCCGGTTTTCTTCTTGTCGCCCTTGGCGTCGGTCTTTTTCTTCTTCACACCAACGGCCTTGCCCGATGCCTTGACCTTCTTCGGCCCGGTGTAGGTGCCTTTGACTTCCTTGATGGTACGACGCTCGAACGACTGCTTGAGGTAGCGCTCGATGCTCGACATCAGGTTCCAGTCGCCGTGGCAGATCAGCGAGATGGCCAGGCCATCGT of Pseudomonas azotoformans contains these proteins:
- the copD gene encoding copper homeostasis membrane protein CopD, giving the protein MSEVVPILLRFALYLDLMLVFGLGLFGLYGDRRLWKLQPLLRLMACLGVLLSVASLLSMTQAMSGAEDWQTLWPHLQMMLGQTELGGTWGLRVVALMLVVLSTRLAPLFGALALVTLAWAGHGVMHEGALGLWHVLSDSAHLLAAGGWVGALAAFGLALRRRSLPALHRLAHALAGFGRMGAVFVAVLIGTGVANYLFVVGPNLDGINGGTYAVLLCFKLGLFGLMLGLAALNRSHFTPLLQRALAAGDITVASRALRRSIALESAAVVLILALVAWLGTLAPG
- the copC gene encoding copper homeostasis periplasmic binding protein CopC, yielding MSLLKTTVLCAGLISSLAVSAHPKLLSSTPSDGAKGAPPAVIELRFSENLLTQFSGAKLTMTDMPGMSHSPMPVKASVAASTDPKVMLIKPASALTAGTYRVDWRAVSSDTHPILGNVMFSVQP
- a CDS encoding copper resistance protein B, translated to MSHRVLLTFFGLALAPLAQADEFQGMSPATPALTESRTPIPALTDADRAAVYNAPGGHRVHDSGINSLLLINQLEWQDGDGAGALNWDIKGWVGGDIDRLWLRSEGERSAGRTESAEVQALWGHAISPWWDLVGGVRQDFKPGDGQTWAAFGAQGMALYNFEAEATLFVGEAGRTAARLEGDYDILLTNRLILQPTAELNFYGRNDPQRGIGSGLSDSELGLRLRYEVRREFAPYMGVSWNRSYGQTAQYARDEGEDTSQWRWVVGVRLWF
- a CDS encoding copper resistance system multicopper oxidase, whose product is MHPTTTRRTFVKGLAACSLLSGLGLWRSPVWALTGLGQPTVLAGTEFDLFIDQTPVNLTGRNRTALTINGSLPGPLLRWREGDTVTVRVKNRLAEPTSIHWHGILLPSTMDGVPGLSFQGIEPGGVFVYQFTLKQHGTYWYHSHSGFQEQQGVYGPLVIDPREPEPFTYQRDYVVMLSDWTDEDPVALMKTLKKQSDYYNLHKPTVGDFVRDVGKQGWSATAADRLMWAQMKMNPTDLADVSGETYTYLLNGQPPEHNWTGLFRAGETLRLRFINGSAMSYFDVRIPGLKMTVIAADGQPLQPVSVDEFRIAVAETFDVLVEPTAAAYTLFAQSMDRSGYARGTLALQAGAIAPVPALDPRPWITMDDMGMGGMDHGAMADMPGMDHSAMSMQAHPASEQHNPLVDMQAMSPVPKLDDPGIGLRNNGRRVLTYADLRSTFEDPDGRDPSRTIELHLTGHMEKFAWSFNGVKFSDAEPLQLTYGERVRLVLVNDTMMSHPIHLHGLWSDLEDENGQFQVRKHTIDMPPGSRRSYRVTADALGRWAYHCHLLYHMEMGMFREVRVHE
- a CDS encoding transcriptional regulator, which codes for MTTYNWDLIERLLHEVQNGEGSFAPRKYAEQEAAEKATAGESTGNLDVLKKTAADYEALLFKRGFIASRPEDEGGNGENFILTPLGAQLLALIDSSIPGNDHPRQVLDEQADALDPATFAEVASKAQIA